A single genomic interval of Methyloceanibacter caenitepidi harbors:
- a CDS encoding Hpt domain-containing protein, with product MKPVLDHTKLQGLKEILGEQKCNAALERFQEELRTCLAAIEGGGAERAESAHRLAGVAGLLGFDDLEEHSRRFLDAVTQEQDDVPALAENLVEAAHRAEAELSAAV from the coding sequence ATGAAACCGGTGCTCGATCACACCAAGCTCCAGGGCCTGAAAGAGATCCTCGGAGAGCAGAAGTGCAACGCCGCGCTGGAGCGCTTCCAGGAGGAATTGCGCACCTGCCTTGCCGCAATCGAGGGTGGCGGCGCGGAGCGCGCCGAGAGCGCACACAGGCTCGCGGGCGTCGCAGGCCTCTTGGGATTCGACGACCTCGAAGAGCACAGCAGGCGGTTTCTCGACGCGGTTACCCAAGAACAGGACGATGTCCCGGCGCTGGCCGAGAACCTCGTCGAAGCCGCGCATCGCGCAGAAGCGGAACTTTCCGCCGCAGTTTAG
- a CDS encoding APC family permease yields MSSTDTAGQDRQRISLLRVLGPAHVWALGVGIVLVGEFMGWNFSVGKGGAMGSLIACWVIGLLYTCVAMIDSEVTSTVAAAGGQYAQAKHIMGPLMAFNVGLYLVMAYTMLEAADALVVGDLLTAVAGEMGHDALDPRPFVVLTIAALAWLNYRGVLMTLTVNFVITAAAFISIVVLFLGVQPWHPGEMLQHRELLTDLPYGWIGVIAAFQFGIWYYLGIEGTCQAAEEVRSPARSLPYGTMSGIITLLIAATMTWYVATGLLPWEFLGQAATPLYDAARVTGVPALQVFLFIGTLFAAIASANGCINDASRSWFSMGRDRYMPLWFGAVHPRYRTPYRAILFLIPIAVSFAFTGLLDQVITFSILSGLLGYTFMPINMWMFRKKWPLGTIRRGYVHPFHPLPAIVLLLLCITTYFATFLGYGTQLLAMMCFYIVASLWFVFHRYKYVRRGDQFTMPWSRPRGY; encoded by the coding sequence ATGTCATCTACTGATACGGCCGGTCAGGACCGGCAGCGAATTTCACTCTTACGCGTTCTTGGGCCTGCCCACGTTTGGGCTCTGGGCGTTGGTATCGTGCTGGTGGGCGAGTTCATGGGTTGGAACTTCTCGGTGGGCAAGGGCGGCGCCATGGGCTCCCTCATTGCCTGCTGGGTCATCGGCTTGCTCTACACCTGCGTCGCGATGATCGACTCGGAGGTGACTTCCACGGTCGCTGCCGCGGGCGGACAATACGCTCAAGCAAAGCACATCATGGGGCCGCTCATGGCCTTCAATGTCGGACTGTACCTCGTCATGGCCTACACCATGCTCGAGGCTGCCGACGCACTTGTCGTGGGTGACCTGCTGACCGCGGTTGCCGGCGAAATGGGGCATGATGCCCTGGATCCGCGACCGTTCGTGGTTCTGACGATCGCGGCGCTCGCGTGGCTGAATTACCGCGGTGTGCTGATGACGTTGACGGTCAACTTCGTCATTACCGCGGCCGCCTTTATCTCCATCGTCGTTCTGTTCCTCGGCGTTCAGCCTTGGCACCCCGGGGAGATGCTGCAACATCGTGAGTTGCTCACCGATCTGCCGTATGGGTGGATCGGCGTGATCGCCGCCTTCCAGTTCGGTATCTGGTACTACCTCGGGATCGAGGGGACGTGCCAAGCCGCGGAAGAGGTGCGGTCACCGGCACGCTCGCTGCCTTATGGAACGATGAGCGGCATCATCACGCTGCTCATCGCGGCGACCATGACGTGGTACGTGGCTACGGGCCTTCTTCCGTGGGAGTTTCTCGGCCAGGCCGCGACCCCACTTTATGATGCTGCCCGTGTCACCGGCGTGCCTGCACTTCAGGTGTTCCTCTTCATTGGCACGCTCTTCGCGGCCATCGCCTCGGCCAATGGCTGCATCAACGATGCGTCCCGCTCCTGGTTCTCCATGGGGCGTGATCGTTACATGCCGCTTTGGTTCGGCGCCGTGCATCCGCGTTACCGCACGCCGTACCGGGCAATTCTGTTCTTGATCCCGATCGCGGTGAGCTTTGCGTTCACAGGACTCCTCGACCAGGTCATCACCTTCTCGATCTTGTCGGGGCTGCTCGGCTACACGTTCATGCCGATCAACATGTGGATGTTCCGGAAGAAGTGGCCGCTCGGCACTATCCGCCGGGGCTACGTGCATCCGTTCCATCCGCTGCCGGCGATCGTGCTCCTGCTGCTGTGTATCACCACGTACTTCGCCACGTTCCTCGGCTACGGAACGCAGCTCCTCGCCATGATGTGCTTCTACATCGTCGCGTCGCTGTGGTTCGTCTTCCATCGGTACAAGTACGTTCGGAGGGGCGATCAGTTCACCATGCCGTGGTCGCGGCCGCGCGGATACTAG
- a CDS encoding glycosyltransferase family 2 protein: protein MLQPVADGITYLTAQSGESLFRLFWFVVIFEFPRYTLSFFSVAAILLYPKRRQDPFLGRVTVVIAGHNEEDSIERCVLALHEQSRVPDEIIAVSDGSADRTPMKLRDLQDAGLITEGHSTQVRAGKSAALNLALSRATGDIVVVVDCDCTFDRHAFRDILEPFADPRAGAVAGNVVVRNPERSLVTAFQAIEYLISISQGKQASDLTDQVSCVSGAFGAFRRKALLGVGGYDAGGGEDLDVTLSLRKAGWKTVFAADALCYTDVPHRLSVLIRQRFRWERDAVHLRYRKHADLMNPLSPRFNLGELWHQIDFIVFNLGSAFFFPVYIVWLFATYGDLGLVILLGAQAGMFVLDALAFSLAAVATPKVDTIRLIPFLPGYSLFNGFLMRFVRLGAYLQEWIFAASYRDTYVPQKVHRVRR from the coding sequence ATGCTCCAGCCCGTCGCAGATGGCATCACCTACTTGACGGCGCAAAGTGGCGAGAGCCTCTTTCGGCTGTTCTGGTTCGTCGTGATCTTCGAGTTCCCGCGCTACACGCTCAGCTTCTTCTCCGTCGCCGCCATCCTTCTTTACCCGAAGAGGAGGCAGGATCCGTTCCTCGGGCGCGTGACGGTTGTTATCGCCGGGCACAACGAGGAAGACTCCATCGAACGTTGCGTGCTTGCGCTCCACGAACAAAGTCGAGTGCCCGACGAGATCATCGCAGTCAGCGACGGCTCCGCCGACCGTACACCGATGAAACTACGGGATCTGCAAGATGCCGGCCTCATTACCGAGGGTCACAGCACGCAGGTACGGGCCGGCAAGTCGGCAGCGCTGAACCTGGCGCTCTCCCGAGCCACCGGCGACATCGTCGTCGTGGTGGATTGCGATTGCACCTTCGACCGTCATGCGTTCAGGGATATTCTCGAACCGTTCGCCGATCCGCGCGCTGGCGCCGTCGCCGGCAACGTCGTGGTGCGCAACCCCGAGCGAAGCCTAGTGACTGCCTTTCAGGCGATCGAGTATTTGATCTCGATCTCGCAAGGCAAGCAGGCCTCCGACTTGACCGATCAGGTCAGCTGCGTGTCGGGCGCCTTCGGCGCATTTCGGCGCAAGGCCTTGCTTGGCGTTGGCGGATATGACGCCGGCGGCGGCGAAGATCTGGATGTCACGCTATCGCTGCGGAAGGCGGGGTGGAAGACTGTCTTTGCCGCCGATGCGCTCTGCTATACGGATGTTCCGCACAGACTGTCCGTGCTGATCCGCCAACGCTTCCGGTGGGAACGGGATGCCGTTCACCTGCGCTACCGGAAGCATGCCGATTTGATGAATCCCTTGAGCCCGCGTTTCAATCTCGGGGAGCTTTGGCACCAAATCGACTTTATCGTCTTCAATCTGGGCTCGGCCTTCTTTTTTCCGGTCTATATCGTTTGGCTGTTCGCGACCTATGGAGACCTTGGCTTGGTCATCCTGCTTGGCGCGCAGGCGGGCATGTTCGTGCTCGATGCGTTGGCCTTCTCCTTGGCGGCGGTAGCGACGCCAAAGGTGGATACCATACGGCTAATTCCATTCTTGCCCGGCTACAGCCTTTTCAATGGCTTTCTAATGCGCTTCGTCCGGCTCGGAGCTTACCTTCAAGAGTGGATTTTCGCTGCGTCGTACAGAGACACCTATGTGCCGCAAAAGGTACATCGCGTACGGAGGTGA
- a CDS encoding response regulator produces MSETGPNLDMLSVITKNPEGAPELPVARRILVAEDSPTTHEILKMLLSQRGHHVDIATDGEQALAALRQNSYDVALLDFHLPRMDGLQVATIFRREAGDRKIPKLIAITLDAEGLLAHPEGCHNFDHVLPKPLDIYEVARVVEDQAEIADMEAREAPPAEKSPGSAAVSRSPLESLGHNFLTWPGDIQAGHLSARAIQASLADPRFDGILIKEPVSVEDLGAIWRAKALFSLPIVDATGLLGHASDVDASKLTARDTTYLEQVLGKAHDRRMKLDRDVRFSEDLGEQLIGRLFVADQPLAPTYDPQSKWLVSYNVALATAVAVREAEALCERGLLRREFFDRFHVCPQCDSLRLHVREECRQCHSPQLEEEQYLHHFRCAYQGPEREFRRGDRLVCPKCRYELTHFGFDYDRPGSMVVCDACGHAASEPAVGFVCLDCGGHVDSDIAPPRDIYSYHLTDQGAGFAEHGHSLLGTASHALRFADLPLELVVALNSAAKKYNDAQVPFTLISLHYRNEKEIAAQHGARTFAKVRDLFIENLRTSLSSDADLVVSGHSRDFVLMAGSEPEETKADFDLLVAAAEKTLRCDIGPEFQVFGPGDFA; encoded by the coding sequence TTGAGTGAAACCGGGCCGAATCTCGACATGCTATCCGTGATTACCAAGAACCCTGAAGGTGCCCCGGAGTTGCCGGTGGCCCGGCGCATTCTGGTCGCCGAAGACAGCCCGACGACCCACGAAATCCTGAAAATGTTGCTCAGCCAGCGCGGCCACCACGTCGATATCGCTACCGACGGGGAGCAGGCGCTCGCGGCGCTGCGGCAGAACTCGTACGACGTCGCCTTGCTGGATTTCCACCTGCCGAGAATGGACGGCTTGCAGGTCGCGACAATCTTCCGGCGTGAAGCGGGCGACCGCAAAATCCCAAAGCTCATCGCGATCACCTTGGATGCGGAGGGTTTGCTGGCGCATCCGGAGGGCTGCCACAACTTCGATCACGTCCTGCCGAAGCCCCTCGATATCTACGAGGTCGCGCGTGTCGTCGAGGATCAAGCGGAAATCGCGGACATGGAGGCCCGAGAAGCGCCCCCTGCGGAAAAAAGCCCCGGCTCGGCTGCGGTCTCACGATCGCCCCTTGAAAGCCTCGGTCACAATTTTCTGACATGGCCTGGCGACATCCAAGCGGGACACTTGTCGGCGCGGGCTATCCAAGCGAGCCTCGCCGATCCGCGCTTCGATGGCATCCTCATCAAGGAGCCCGTCTCGGTCGAGGATCTCGGCGCGATTTGGCGCGCCAAGGCCCTATTTTCGCTGCCGATCGTCGATGCTACCGGTCTTCTCGGGCATGCCTCGGATGTCGATGCTTCCAAGCTCACAGCGCGGGACACGACCTATCTCGAGCAGGTTCTTGGCAAGGCCCACGACCGGCGGATGAAGTTGGACCGCGACGTACGATTTAGCGAAGACCTCGGCGAGCAGCTTATCGGACGCCTGTTCGTGGCGGACCAGCCTCTCGCGCCTACCTACGACCCGCAATCCAAGTGGCTGGTGTCCTACAACGTCGCTCTTGCCACGGCGGTCGCGGTACGCGAGGCCGAAGCGCTTTGCGAGCGCGGACTATTGCGGCGTGAGTTCTTCGATCGCTTCCATGTTTGCCCGCAATGCGACTCTCTTCGCCTGCACGTACGCGAGGAGTGCCGTCAGTGCCACAGCCCCCAGCTCGAGGAAGAGCAGTACCTGCATCACTTCCGTTGCGCCTATCAGGGGCCCGAGCGCGAGTTTCGCCGTGGCGACCGTCTCGTATGCCCCAAGTGCCGCTACGAGCTGACCCATTTCGGCTTCGACTACGACCGGCCAGGTTCCATGGTGGTTTGCGACGCTTGCGGCCATGCCGCATCGGAGCCGGCGGTGGGATTCGTTTGCCTGGATTGCGGCGGCCACGTCGACTCCGATATCGCGCCGCCGCGCGACATCTACAGCTATCATCTGACCGACCAAGGAGCCGGCTTCGCCGAGCACGGTCACTCTCTGTTGGGAACGGCAAGCCACGCGCTTCGCTTCGCAGACTTGCCGCTCGAGTTGGTCGTCGCGCTCAACTCGGCCGCCAAGAAGTACAACGACGCTCAGGTGCCGTTCACGCTAATCAGCCTGCATTATCGCAACGAAAAAGAGATCGCCGCGCAACATGGCGCGCGCACCTTTGCGAAAGTGCGCGATCTTTTCATCGAGAATTTGCGCACGAGCCTTAGCAGCGACGCGGATCTCGTAGTTTCCGGCCACTCCAGGGACTTCGTCCTCATGGCCGGAAGCGAGCCAGAGGAGACGAAGGCCGACTTTGACCTTCTTGTAGCCGCCGCCGAGAAGACGCTTCGCTGCGATATCGGACCCGAGTTCCAGGTCTTCGGTCCGGGAGACTTTGCGTGA
- a CDS encoding PAS domain S-box protein, with translation MAIWASVFGSVTALGVAALMYMTSSSAVKQMEALATSEALERASVRLGASLDRLKQDTTILSTMPPIQGLIRTRESGGIDPLDDSTEVLWGNRLAHIFTSFLEARPEYFQIRFVSATDDGIEIVRVEKTEDGIQRTPESKLQRKAERPYFRRTLELRPGERFLSDVNLNREYGELEVPHRPTVRAATPVFDDKTGEVFGMIVINADAQDYFRRMAAVLQRGQRLVVANADGDYLYHPDPALSFGFDLGERHLIQDAYPGLGDIDPDTESVVVGADGKSQLHQKRIVIDGDRPDRFLTLGVIEAESGLERQIGADTIRVILTAVAFILGGTALAVFWSRYMTRPLKEVTAAAVSLRRGRRDVDLSGVRERNDETGDLARAFGAMADEISDRELALREQSKALIESNERLSDLNTQLSAVMQTAPDGLIVIDEAGIVQSFNPAAERMFGYSKDEVIGQNVRILMPEPYRREHDGYIRNYLDTGEGQIIGAGREVHALRKDGTTFPIELGVSPMQVGDKQLFLGMTSDISRKKAIERQREERFIARLKRSNEELALARTEAEAATIAKSEFLANMTHELRTPLNIIVGFAGLLAKSKGLRDEDRRFANTIDSSSRALLALVNDILDFSSLEADAAQLHPVPFSMVRLVEEVAASVSLMAEEKNLTVKIERGNAVGEAHFGDPGRLHQVLLNLVNNAVKFTDKGTVTIALSAAEHSDSVQHLRIEVRDTGIGIDPERVETIFNRFTQANSSIHGRYGGTGLGLAISYRLVEMMGGKMGVESVEGKGTTVWFEITLPCMAAQALADDDRADEPQRSSSAARVLVVDDVDLNRDLVSALLEPEGYVISEAAGGAQAIEAVKTGNYDMVLMDVQMPDVDGLQATRTIRAMRGFEHLPIIAMTAQALASQWEKCREAGMSDHLPKPITPATLRAMMSKWAEGAKRVGGDSSSLLKTGR, from the coding sequence ATGGCGATATGGGCGTCCGTCTTTGGCAGCGTGACAGCGCTAGGCGTTGCTGCGCTCATGTACATGACGAGTTCCTCCGCCGTGAAGCAGATGGAAGCGCTGGCAACGTCCGAGGCCTTGGAGCGTGCATCGGTCCGTCTCGGGGCCTCTTTGGACCGCCTCAAGCAGGACACGACCATTCTATCCACCATGCCGCCGATCCAGGGCCTAATCCGTACAAGAGAAAGTGGCGGCATTGACCCGCTGGATGACTCCACGGAGGTGCTTTGGGGCAATCGCCTAGCGCACATATTCACAAGTTTCCTCGAGGCGAGACCCGAGTACTTCCAGATCCGGTTTGTTTCCGCCACAGACGACGGCATAGAAATTGTGCGCGTGGAAAAGACAGAGGACGGTATCCAGAGGACACCAGAGAGCAAGCTGCAGCGCAAAGCGGAACGTCCATATTTCAGACGCACCTTGGAGCTTAGACCTGGCGAACGGTTTCTCAGCGACGTCAACCTGAACCGGGAGTACGGCGAACTCGAGGTGCCCCATCGGCCTACGGTTCGCGCCGCGACACCCGTCTTCGACGACAAGACCGGTGAAGTCTTCGGGATGATCGTCATCAACGCTGATGCCCAGGATTATTTCCGCCGCATGGCAGCCGTACTGCAGAGAGGGCAGAGGCTGGTGGTCGCCAACGCGGACGGCGACTACCTGTACCATCCCGATCCGGCGCTTTCTTTTGGATTCGACCTTGGCGAACGTCATCTTATTCAAGACGCGTACCCGGGCCTTGGTGACATTGATCCGGACACGGAAAGCGTCGTCGTCGGCGCCGACGGCAAGTCTCAGCTTCACCAGAAACGCATCGTCATCGATGGCGACCGGCCTGACCGTTTTCTCACGCTGGGCGTTATAGAGGCAGAGTCGGGGCTCGAGCGGCAGATTGGCGCCGACACCATCCGGGTAATTCTCACGGCTGTCGCTTTCATCCTGGGTGGCACGGCGCTCGCCGTATTCTGGTCGCGCTATATGACGCGGCCACTGAAGGAAGTTACGGCAGCGGCTGTGAGTTTGCGCCGCGGTCGTCGCGACGTCGATCTGAGTGGCGTTCGCGAGCGCAATGACGAGACCGGAGACCTCGCACGGGCCTTCGGCGCCATGGCGGACGAGATCAGCGATCGCGAGTTGGCTCTGCGCGAGCAGTCGAAAGCACTTATCGAGAGCAATGAGAGGCTCAGCGATCTAAACACGCAACTTTCGGCTGTGATGCAGACGGCACCGGACGGCCTCATCGTCATCGACGAAGCTGGCATCGTCCAAAGCTTTAATCCCGCCGCCGAGCGCATGTTCGGCTACTCGAAGGACGAGGTGATCGGACAGAACGTCCGTATCCTGATGCCTGAGCCTTATCGCCGGGAGCATGACGGCTACATCCGGAACTACCTCGACACGGGCGAGGGCCAGATCATCGGTGCGGGGCGAGAGGTCCACGCCCTCAGGAAAGACGGTACGACCTTCCCTATCGAACTCGGCGTGTCCCCCATGCAAGTGGGCGACAAGCAGCTGTTTCTCGGCATGACCAGCGACATCTCACGCAAGAAGGCTATCGAGCGACAAAGAGAGGAGCGGTTCATCGCACGTCTGAAGCGGTCCAACGAGGAGTTGGCACTCGCGCGTACGGAAGCGGAGGCGGCGACAATTGCCAAGTCCGAGTTTCTCGCCAACATGACCCACGAGCTCAGGACTCCGCTCAACATTATCGTGGGCTTCGCGGGGCTCCTCGCCAAGAGCAAGGGTCTTCGCGACGAGGATAGGCGCTTCGCGAACACGATCGACTCGTCCAGCCGGGCGCTGCTCGCGCTGGTCAACGACATTCTCGATTTCTCCAGCCTCGAGGCCGACGCAGCCCAACTCCATCCCGTGCCATTCTCTATGGTCAGGTTGGTTGAGGAGGTTGCAGCGAGCGTCTCCCTCATGGCCGAGGAGAAGAACCTGACGGTCAAAATCGAGAGGGGAAATGCGGTCGGCGAGGCGCATTTCGGAGACCCGGGACGCCTGCATCAGGTTTTGCTCAACCTGGTCAACAATGCGGTGAAGTTTACGGACAAGGGCACGGTCACCATTGCGCTCTCGGCGGCGGAGCACTCGGACTCGGTCCAGCATTTGCGAATCGAGGTGCGCGACACGGGAATCGGGATCGATCCGGAGCGCGTGGAAACGATCTTCAATCGCTTCACGCAAGCAAACTCATCGATCCACGGCCGGTATGGCGGAACGGGCCTCGGGCTGGCGATCTCCTACCGTCTTGTGGAGATGATGGGCGGCAAGATGGGCGTTGAGAGCGTGGAGGGCAAAGGAACCACCGTGTGGTTTGAGATCACTCTACCGTGCATGGCCGCGCAGGCCCTAGCGGACGATGATCGCGCGGATGAGCCCCAGAGGTCCAGTTCGGCAGCGCGCGTACTCGTGGTCGACGATGTCGATCTCAACCGCGACCTGGTTTCGGCGCTGCTCGAGCCTGAGGGGTACGTTATTTCCGAGGCGGCAGGCGGAGCGCAAGCGATCGAAGCCGTGAAGACCGGCAATTACGACATGGTGCTGATGGACGTCCAGATGCCGGATGTGGACGGCCTCCAGGCCACCCGCACCATCCGTGCCATGCGCGGCTTCGAGCACCTGCCGATCATTGCCATGACCGCACAAGCTCTCGCGTCGCAATGGGAGAAGTGCCGGGAAGCCGGTATGAGCGATCATCTCCCAAAGCCAATCACGCCCGCAACGCTCCGTGCCATGATGAGCAAGTGGGCTGAAGGTGCGAAACGGGTGGGAGGGGACAGCTCGAGTTTGCTGAAGACGGGGAGGTAA
- a CDS encoding response regulator transcription factor: MHLLIADDHMLFRSGFKLLVSQLFPVAELFDAGDANEAWDVLNADEEFHLVFLDLAMPGMNGTAGVRRFVERRPSVPVVILSAHTAPEEIAECMGLGVRGYIPKSSSESVLRNAVELVLAGEIYVPRHAIDQILTEGSTGGADDFENLPENNPLRQLTPRQRSTLSLMIEGLSNKEIARSLGLLESTVKAHVKVILRKLSAQNRTQAALIAADLGWPRRLRTWSS; this comes from the coding sequence ATGCATCTTCTCATCGCCGACGATCACATGCTGTTTCGATCCGGCTTCAAATTACTCGTGTCGCAACTGTTTCCCGTCGCCGAGCTGTTCGATGCTGGCGATGCCAACGAGGCATGGGACGTGCTCAACGCCGACGAAGAGTTTCATTTGGTGTTTCTGGACCTGGCCATGCCGGGCATGAACGGAACCGCGGGCGTGAGGCGTTTTGTAGAGCGGCGACCGTCAGTTCCTGTCGTTATTTTGTCCGCCCATACCGCACCGGAGGAGATCGCCGAGTGCATGGGGCTCGGCGTGCGCGGCTATATTCCCAAATCGTCGAGCGAAAGTGTGTTGCGCAATGCGGTTGAATTGGTGCTCGCCGGCGAGATTTATGTTCCGCGTCACGCCATCGACCAAATTCTCACCGAAGGCAGTACCGGAGGTGCCGACGACTTTGAGAATCTGCCGGAAAACAATCCGCTCCGGCAGCTCACGCCCCGGCAGCGCAGCACCCTGTCGCTGATGATCGAGGGCCTGTCCAACAAGGAAATTGCGCGCAGCCTCGGTCTCCTCGAGAGCACCGTGAAGGCCCATGTCAAAGTGATCTTACGCAAGCTCTCGGCCCAAAACCGCACGCAGGCGGCGCTCATCGCCGCCGATCTGGGCTGGCCGCGCCGGCTCAGAACATGGTCCTCGTGA
- a CDS encoding universal stress protein codes for MIKNILCAADGSAISAKAIDFAIDLAKELGVPLTILAVELVSKEDMANSAFWDSQVLAASDAITRAEFERAAKQAKEAGLDGVSCATANSRNVPEAIAAYAEQHGFDLIVMGSHGHTGLSRMILGSTAYAVTARAHCPVTIVR; via the coding sequence ATGATCAAGAACATCCTATGCGCTGCCGACGGCTCGGCTATCTCGGCCAAGGCAATCGATTTTGCGATTGATTTGGCCAAGGAACTCGGAGTCCCGCTCACGATCCTTGCGGTCGAGTTGGTCTCCAAAGAGGACATGGCGAACTCGGCCTTTTGGGACTCCCAAGTGCTGGCGGCTAGCGATGCCATCACGCGGGCCGAGTTCGAGCGCGCCGCCAAGCAGGCCAAAGAGGCAGGCTTGGACGGCGTGTCATGTGCGACGGCTAACAGCCGCAACGTCCCGGAGGCGATCGCGGCCTATGCCGAACAGCATGGCTTCGATCTCATCGTGATGGGATCTCACGGTCATACGGGCCTGTCTCGCATGATCTTGGGTTCGACGGCCTATGCCGTGACAGCGCGGGCCCATTGTCCCGTGACGATCGTACGGTAG
- a CDS encoding HlyD family secretion protein has protein sequence MRPLKNRQRPDNIPNEQRVIRSKTGRTIYIVLLCLFGLVVANYLFGDYVFLRADGLVLRDQHVIATPYVARVEAVDVREGQDVDAGSVLINLQSTEILERLADLSTKRAELVAKATDFKVRSENVAQLLPLAERRADEAVNTIKQFDDLAAAKLVTSARYQEALKVSYEANRDRVSLRTQRQVLQEELDSLDEALEDAADAISKVEALYDNGTVRSPVNGSIGATVPSVGNVYRPGEPILSVYSGKPYVLAYLPRRYLFPISVGMEVRVSDGRGATFGTITEILPVTDTLPREFQNTFKPSDRSQLAKISLSSDSSFPLNQKVGVSRFPKIGGAREHLRDLFGAEQVQD, from the coding sequence ATGAGACCGCTGAAAAATCGTCAGCGTCCTGACAATATCCCAAACGAGCAGCGTGTCATCCGCAGCAAGACGGGGCGGACCATCTACATCGTCCTGCTTTGTCTGTTCGGACTCGTCGTCGCCAACTATCTCTTCGGCGACTACGTGTTTCTAAGAGCCGACGGCCTTGTGCTGCGGGACCAGCATGTCATCGCCACGCCCTATGTCGCGCGCGTGGAAGCGGTCGACGTGAGAGAAGGGCAAGATGTCGACGCGGGGAGCGTATTGATCAATCTCCAGTCGACCGAGATTCTGGAGCGCCTTGCCGATCTGTCGACAAAGCGTGCCGAGCTCGTCGCGAAGGCCACCGACTTCAAGGTGCGGTCGGAGAACGTAGCGCAGCTCCTGCCCCTGGCCGAACGCCGTGCAGATGAAGCTGTCAACACCATAAAGCAGTTCGACGATCTGGCCGCCGCGAAGCTTGTGACGTCGGCGCGCTATCAAGAGGCGCTGAAGGTGAGTTATGAGGCAAACCGCGATCGCGTGAGTCTCAGGACACAGCGTCAGGTTCTCCAGGAAGAACTCGACTCTCTAGACGAGGCGCTGGAAGACGCGGCCGACGCGATCTCCAAGGTCGAGGCACTCTACGATAATGGCACCGTTCGCTCCCCCGTGAACGGGTCAATTGGCGCGACTGTTCCCTCGGTAGGCAACGTTTACCGCCCGGGTGAGCCGATCCTGTCCGTCTATTCCGGCAAGCCCTATGTGCTGGCCTATCTGCCGCGCCGCTATCTTTTTCCCATTTCCGTCGGAATGGAGGTGCGCGTCTCCGACGGCCGCGGAGCGACGTTCGGCACGATTACCGAGATTCTGCCGGTAACCGACACGTTGCCACGAGAGTTTCAGAACACCTTCAAGCCATCGGACCGAAGTCAGCTCGCCAAAATCAGTCTTTCGAGCGACAGTTCGTTTCCTCTGAACCAGAAGGTCGGCGTGTCCCGATTTCCAAAAATTGGCGGCGCGCGCGAGCACTTGCGTGATTTGTTCGGCGCTGAACAGGTCCAGGACTAG